GTAGCTTTTTTACTCGATCGCAAATTTCGCACTTCCCCACCATCATCTACTCCAGGTAAGTTTACCGTTGCTGGTACTTCTCGATCGGAAGAACTTTGAGCAGTTCCCAATCCGGTGGTTTGCACTTTTTGTTCGCGAGTTTGAATAATTATTTGTTTACTTTTTTCTTTAACATTTAACCGTTCATCTGTCAACAAAGGAGGTTCATTTCCCAAGGAAGTTCTGGCAGTAGAAAATATCAAATCTACATTCTGCCAATCTTCTCCTGTCCGTTGCCAAACACAACCATCAAACCGAAAGGAAAGCAGATTTTTTTCTCCTAAAAGAAGGCGTGCTTGATGCCAAGGACGCCAAAGGGCATTCGGCACGACGTAATCGAAAGCTATTTCATATTCTCCTGATTGCTCAATGGTTAAATCAGCTTCAATATGAGCTTGATAAAACAGATTGGGACTAGATAAAATCCGTAATTGATTATTTAATTTACTAAATTTATGGCTTAAATCCTGCTGGGTATGATAGCTATTCAAAACTTCACTACGCAAATCTCTTATCTGTTTAAATAAAGTAAAAATTTGCTCTCGCCAAGACTTCGGATCGAGTTGTCCCCACACGGCATCAACTGGCAATTCTGCCAAATATTTAACTAAAATGATATTGACGCGCTCGAAGCAAGATTCTAGATGTTGTCGGTCTTCGGTAATATGTTGTAAATTAGCAATTAAAGTACGGATATCGGTTTCTAAAGCTTGAATTTCATCCGGTCTGTCTGCTTGCTTAATTAACTTTTTGCGATGTACTCTAACATCATTAATATTAGCGCCGGGATATTCTTGACAGAATTCGGCTCGGAGAGATTTGTTATAAATAACAGGTGCGACTTTTGGGATGGTAAG
The window above is part of the Leptolyngbyaceae cyanobacterium genome. Proteins encoded here:
- a CDS encoding mucoidy inhibitor MuiA family protein, which produces MQSVQSPTTIIQELTIDAPISVVTLLEDRAQVKRIGKIQLNEGLWRLTIPKVAPVIYNKSLRAEFCQEYPGANINDVRVHRKKLIKQADRPDEIQALETDIRTLIANLQHITEDRQHLESCFERVNIILVKYLAELPVDAVWGQLDPKSWREQIFTLFKQIRDLRSEVLNSYHTQQDLSHKFSKLNNQLRILSSPNLFYQAHIEADLTIEQSGEYEIAFDYVVPNALWRPWHQARLLLGEKNLLSFRFDGCVWQRTGEDWQNVDLIFSTARTSLGNEPPLLTDERLNVKEKSKQIIIQTREQKVQTTGLGTAQSSSDREVPATVNLPGVDDGGEVRNLRSSKKATIPSDGRPYRIPIVSFESEANIEYVLMPEVDCQVILKSEQINTSQFPILAGPVDLVRTSEFVGRTSLLFIAPGEKFALGWGPDPAMRVQRTETQERKTDHLTEWNIVTTTVKLFLSNIGAESRIIKTTERVPISELEQVKIEVIKDKTTNDVEPDKNGFCNWDFNLNAYSQLEASLVYQISTAPEVKGI